From Endozoicomonas sp. 8E, the proteins below share one genomic window:
- a CDS encoding DUF4135 domain-containing protein, translating to MMDQVSNHSLFGCLVTWAESSIDGYNGLRKANEAFLKAVIRYSCFNELHLFLHEGQISAFRQDWKEYLRQYGAGKNINILPVHDLPSCFQRHAYSVFHCGDPYISDLAALRERHASSLFPITGRAHSLSDDARLSRIRDLIFSPVKPCDSILCSSKAQKTVMKRLISSASASVSDTVGRAVPYRGQVSLIPLGIEPARQEAVPSGAGDVLQILCLGRLSAADKMDLHPLLLALNDLFEEGTVSRFQLVIAGAGDASGEYVRSLLAQAYEFNLEDCIRFELSVDDEKREQLLAEADVFVSLADNVQESFGLAPLEAMRAGIPVILSDWNGYRDLIVSGQEGFLIKTTSADHDDISRSLSLVSKTQAQLIQAQGVAVDIEALKTALSTLLMDESTRKAMSGAAIRRVNETFSWPLLIDQYHRLVDDLRQEASRIRHHQGRAVGMPYQDVFGHYASVALQETDFLVATDRGLRVLLMSERGFFFNQLSHLLDKNEIREVIRKLVTPQSVSNMQKLFPERQTLLFLLSWMLKYQLVSFSDEAEGRKPSFPGLPDWFKVEDPCQVCGLVFPEQLRSKWIKPVITQYVRLIQSYVNDIDSSEEGSESSLIQSIAQSVIEWMDDRLLQAIGWFAEDHTLTSYGEVLKLLESKGVEALIEAYPHWYRNIQKEFFQHVRVIRSLLSRVKQDLSEINHYFFSGSRQLASGLISIRNLQLDSGSPVYQLTFNNGEHLVYKLRDLAIDQLLVGYEQSMAQSLNGWLQDPDALGVFRMLNKSFYGYVEFIASETVSESDDLETYHRRMGVAAGFCLMSGLTDIHSKNLHLSGNKPYLIDAETALHNPVIMQLQAELQNPELSFLRGMQDSSLGLTGLMKVWENFHICQIRYSSVKLENGELVAEQPQTITAFLDHLLMEKGRHSLDGCHPPVASQYGKAFVEGFRSSVSAISQYSEQWCDYLKSMTGFEVRYQPRWNLNDARKQFRDLHVVRELQVLSRERLKGYLLRLAKRITLAGEVSQRWLDAPWQEPVSVLAESVAEGWQASEQRDFVRKLGESGVFVKRHDGTLQEVSRDYFSVNTIEKQSELIASLADHKLRDRFLNACQQMIEGWFEQHINAGEGMPEELRQEVLEALADRERKA from the coding sequence ATGATGGATCAGGTTTCTAATCATTCTTTATTCGGCTGTCTTGTCACCTGGGCAGAGAGCTCAATCGATGGGTATAACGGACTCCGTAAGGCCAATGAAGCTTTTTTGAAGGCGGTGATTCGATACAGCTGTTTTAACGAACTGCATCTGTTTCTTCATGAAGGGCAGATTTCTGCTTTCAGGCAAGACTGGAAAGAATACCTGCGCCAATATGGGGCGGGTAAAAACATCAATATTCTGCCGGTTCATGACCTGCCTTCCTGTTTTCAGAGACATGCTTATAGCGTTTTTCATTGCGGCGACCCCTACATATCAGACCTGGCCGCTCTGCGAGAAAGACATGCGTCCAGTTTATTTCCTATCACCGGCAGGGCTCACAGTCTCAGTGATGATGCCCGTTTATCCCGGATCAGGGATTTGATCTTTTCTCCCGTCAAACCTTGTGATTCCATCCTCTGTAGTTCCAAAGCTCAGAAAACCGTGATGAAGCGTCTGATCTCTTCGGCCAGTGCCAGTGTCAGTGACACCGTGGGTAGAGCTGTTCCTTATCGTGGGCAGGTGAGTCTCATTCCACTGGGCATTGAGCCGGCCAGACAAGAGGCTGTTCCTTCCGGAGCAGGCGATGTGCTTCAGATACTCTGTCTTGGCAGGCTATCAGCAGCCGATAAAATGGACCTTCATCCATTATTACTGGCATTGAATGATCTGTTTGAGGAAGGAACCGTTTCCCGGTTTCAGTTGGTGATTGCAGGGGCTGGTGATGCCTCCGGCGAATATGTTCGCTCATTACTGGCTCAGGCCTATGAGTTCAATCTTGAAGACTGTATTCGCTTTGAACTCTCCGTTGATGATGAGAAGCGGGAGCAGTTGCTGGCTGAAGCGGATGTGTTTGTCTCTCTTGCAGATAATGTTCAGGAGAGCTTTGGGCTGGCTCCCTTAGAAGCAATGAGGGCAGGTATTCCGGTGATTCTTTCAGACTGGAATGGTTATCGAGACTTGATTGTTTCCGGGCAGGAAGGTTTCCTGATCAAAACCACCTCGGCTGACCATGATGATATTTCCCGTTCTCTCAGCCTTGTCAGCAAAACTCAGGCTCAGCTGATTCAGGCTCAGGGAGTTGCTGTAGATATAGAAGCGTTGAAAACAGCCTTGTCGACATTATTAATGGATGAATCTACCCGGAAAGCGATGTCCGGTGCGGCCATCCGGAGGGTGAATGAAACCTTCAGCTGGCCTTTGCTGATTGATCAGTATCACCGGCTGGTAGACGATCTGAGGCAGGAAGCATCAAGAATACGACATCATCAGGGTAGGGCAGTGGGTATGCCCTACCAGGACGTGTTTGGGCATTATGCGTCAGTGGCTCTGCAGGAAACGGACTTCCTTGTAGCCACCGACAGAGGTCTCCGGGTTCTGTTGATGTCGGAGAGAGGCTTCTTTTTCAATCAGCTGAGTCATCTCCTTGATAAAAACGAAATAAGAGAGGTGATCAGGAAACTGGTGACACCTCAAAGTGTCAGCAACATGCAGAAGCTGTTTCCTGAAAGGCAAACCTTATTATTTTTATTATCCTGGATGTTGAAATATCAGCTGGTCTCTTTTTCCGATGAGGCGGAGGGACGCAAGCCCTCTTTCCCTGGATTGCCGGACTGGTTCAAGGTTGAAGATCCCTGCCAGGTGTGTGGCCTGGTCTTTCCCGAGCAGTTGAGATCCAAATGGATCAAGCCCGTTATCACTCAATACGTCCGACTCATTCAGAGTTATGTGAATGACATTGATAGTTCTGAAGAGGGTTCCGAAAGTAGCTTGATTCAATCCATTGCCCAGTCAGTCATTGAATGGATGGACGACAGGTTACTACAGGCCATTGGCTGGTTTGCAGAAGATCACACATTGACCAGCTACGGTGAAGTGCTAAAGCTACTGGAATCCAAAGGAGTGGAGGCACTGATTGAAGCTTATCCTCACTGGTATCGAAACATTCAGAAGGAGTTTTTCCAGCATGTCAGAGTGATCCGTTCATTGCTGAGTCGGGTGAAGCAGGACTTGTCAGAGATCAATCATTACTTTTTTTCAGGGAGCCGTCAGCTGGCTTCTGGTCTGATCTCTATCCGTAATTTGCAATTAGACTCCGGATCCCCCGTTTACCAATTGACGTTTAATAATGGTGAACATCTGGTTTACAAATTGAGGGATCTGGCCATTGACCAGTTATTAGTGGGTTATGAGCAGAGCATGGCCCAGTCACTGAATGGCTGGTTGCAGGACCCAGACGCTCTGGGTGTGTTCAGGATGTTGAATAAGTCTTTCTATGGTTATGTTGAGTTTATTGCTTCGGAAACCGTTTCTGAGAGCGATGATCTGGAAACGTATCATCGTCGCATGGGAGTGGCGGCCGGCTTCTGTCTTATGTCGGGGCTGACTGATATTCACAGTAAAAATCTTCATCTCAGTGGTAACAAACCTTACCTCATTGATGCCGAGACGGCTCTTCATAATCCTGTGATTATGCAATTGCAGGCAGAGTTGCAAAACCCTGAGTTGAGCTTTTTAAGGGGCATGCAGGATTCCAGTCTTGGCCTGACGGGTTTGATGAAGGTTTGGGAAAATTTTCATATCTGTCAGATCCGATACAGCTCAGTCAAACTGGAAAATGGTGAGCTGGTGGCTGAACAGCCGCAAACGATCACTGCTTTTCTTGATCATCTGCTGATGGAAAAGGGTCGGCATTCTCTGGATGGTTGTCATCCACCAGTAGCCTCTCAATATGGTAAGGCATTTGTGGAAGGCTTCCGCAGTTCGGTGTCCGCTATTTCCCAATATTCAGAACAATGGTGTGATTACCTGAAGTCGATGACGGGTTTTGAGGTCAGGTATCAGCCGCGCTGGAATCTGAATGATGCCCGCAAACAGTTTCGAGACCTGCACGTTGTCAGAGAGCTGCAAGTCCTTTCCAGAGAACGCCTCAAAGGCTATTTATTGCGTCTGGCAAAACGAATTACGCTGGCTGGGGAGGTTTCTCAGCGCTGGCTTGACGCCCCGTGGCAGGAGCCAGTCAGTGTTCTGGCTGAGTCAGTGGCTGAAGGTTGGCAGGCTTCAGAGCAGCGTGATTTTGTCAGAAAGCTTGGGGAGTCCGGGGTTTTTGTCAAGCGACACGATGGCACCTTGCAGGAGGTAAGTCGTGATTACTTCTCTGTCAATACGATAGAAAAACAGTCAGAGTTGATTGCCAGCCTGGCGGATCATAAGCTCAGGGATCGATTCCTGAATGCCTGTCAGCAGATGATTGAAGGCTGGTTTGAGCAACATATCAATGCGGGAGAAGGAATGCCTGAAGAGCTCAGGCAGGAGGTTCTGGAAGCGTTGGCAGACAGGGAAAGAAAGGCTTAA
- a CDS encoding CesT family type III secretion system chaperone — translation MSFDNLMKAVARNNQLGELDFRDNRYYLTIDSRIEFTCFQANGRFFIHGVIAQLPPGEKDRENILRNLMTKTVGLATTQRVILSIEPEKDALALHFSCPLQGMDDNLVEEALAEFANNFEYYLKEISQEQTVMPTMPTMIMP, via the coding sequence ATGAGTTTCGACAATCTTATGAAAGCCGTTGCCCGCAATAATCAGCTGGGTGAACTGGACTTCCGCGATAACCGCTATTACCTCACCATCGACAGCCGCATTGAGTTCACCTGTTTTCAGGCCAATGGGCGATTCTTTATCCATGGCGTCATTGCCCAGCTGCCACCCGGTGAAAAAGATCGGGAAAATATCCTCCGAAATCTGATGACCAAAACTGTGGGGCTGGCGACTACCCAGCGGGTTATTTTGTCCATAGAGCCTGAGAAAGATGCGTTAGCTTTACATTTCTCCTGCCCGCTTCAGGGGATGGATGACAACCTCGTTGAGGAAGCTCTGGCTGAGTTTGCCAATAACTTTGAGTATTACCTCAAAGAAATCAGTCAGGAGCAGACTGTTATGCCGACCATGCCAACGATGATCATGCCATGA
- a CDS encoding Na+/H+ antiporter NhaC family protein, whose product MELLSYSTSSLSLVAPAVAIILAILTRHVLFSLGAGILAGALLLTDFSAGRTFSYLLNSFSGIFWDDGLNTGTVFILLFLVILGIITTLIDVSGGARAFGDWARQRVKSRQGSQLVTVLLGIIIFIDDYFNALAVGNIGRPMTDRQGVSRAKLAYLIDSTAAPVCVITPVSSWGAYIIALIGTILVAHEVTDVTAIGAFVSMVPMNLYAVFALALVFCTAAMDLNIGPMRIHERRARAGELYDSRKGTPPGSSEAISSSEKGTVADLVIPVLSLVMATTASLIATGASALQEAGTPFSVLGAFENTNVVNSLIYGGLAGLLVTAVRMLSHNLDASTWGKAVLEGTRSMLPAIYILVLAWVLVDIISSLETGKYLAHLVSSSKIDTGYLPLILFVVSGAMAFSTGTSWGTFGIMLPIAGDMAAAADIAMILPMLAAVLAGAVFGDHCSPISDTTILSSTGASCHHIDHVMTQLPYALSIAVVAMLGYLVMGLTDSSIMGFLASGAGFILLVLAFRKMSARQMAKSEDHLVAE is encoded by the coding sequence ATGGAATTACTCAGTTACAGCACATCATCCTTGTCATTAGTCGCTCCGGCAGTGGCTATTATCCTGGCGATTCTGACTCGTCACGTACTGTTTTCTCTTGGCGCAGGTATCCTTGCCGGTGCACTGCTGCTGACTGACTTCAGCGCTGGCAGAACGTTTTCTTACCTGCTTAACAGTTTTTCCGGGATATTTTGGGATGATGGTCTCAATACAGGCACTGTCTTTATTCTTCTCTTTCTGGTGATACTTGGCATCATTACCACTCTGATAGATGTTTCTGGTGGCGCCAGAGCCTTTGGCGACTGGGCTCGTCAGAGAGTAAAATCCCGTCAGGGATCACAACTGGTGACAGTGCTGTTGGGTATCATTATCTTTATTGATGATTACTTCAACGCACTGGCCGTTGGCAATATTGGTCGTCCCATGACAGACCGTCAGGGTGTCTCCAGAGCCAAGCTGGCTTACCTGATTGACTCAACGGCTGCACCGGTCTGTGTCATTACACCTGTCTCCAGCTGGGGTGCCTACATTATTGCCCTGATTGGCACTATTCTGGTGGCCCATGAAGTGACCGATGTCACTGCTATTGGTGCTTTTGTCAGTATGGTGCCGATGAACCTCTATGCTGTCTTTGCTCTGGCACTGGTGTTTTGTACTGCGGCCATGGATTTAAACATCGGTCCTATGCGGATCCATGAGCGTCGTGCCCGAGCCGGTGAACTGTATGACAGCCGCAAAGGGACGCCTCCGGGTTCTTCTGAGGCCATCAGTAGCAGTGAAAAAGGAACGGTTGCCGATCTTGTGATTCCTGTTCTCTCTCTGGTAATGGCGACGACTGCGTCCCTGATTGCTACGGGCGCTTCTGCGCTCCAGGAAGCGGGTACGCCGTTCTCTGTTCTGGGCGCTTTTGAAAACACCAATGTGGTCAATTCGCTTATCTATGGTGGTCTTGCTGGCCTTCTGGTCACGGCGGTCAGAATGCTCAGCCATAATCTGGATGCCTCCACCTGGGGTAAGGCGGTTTTAGAAGGTACGCGCTCCATGCTGCCTGCCATTTACATTCTGGTGCTGGCCTGGGTGCTGGTGGATATCATCAGCTCACTGGAAACCGGCAAGTACCTGGCTCATCTGGTCAGCAGCTCGAAGATTGATACTGGCTATTTACCTTTGATCCTGTTTGTGGTCTCCGGCGCTATGGCTTTCTCAACCGGTACCAGCTGGGGCACTTTCGGTATCATGTTGCCCATAGCGGGAGATATGGCTGCTGCTGCAGATATTGCCATGATTCTGCCTATGTTGGCCGCGGTTCTGGCCGGTGCGGTGTTTGGCGATCACTGCTCACCGATTTCCGATACCACAATTCTGTCGTCTACAGGGGCCTCCTGTCACCACATTGATCATGTGATGACTCAGCTTCCTTATGCCCTCAGTATTGCTGTTGTAGCTATGTTGGGCTACCTGGTGATGGGGCTGACGGATTCTTCAATCATGGGCTTTCTTGCTTCCGGAGCTGGTTTTATTCTGCTTGTGCTTGCCTTTCGCAAGATGTCCGCCAGGCAGATGGCCAAATCTGAAGATCACCTGGTGGCAGAATAA
- a CDS encoding GNAT family N-acetyltransferase — MIRIAETKDSSDIAALSIQVWLDTYAKQGIRKSISQYVLREFTEKNIERKLSSENQACFVAIEDGHLVGYLSLNVSAECPATGDEKPELDRLYIQESFTGKGVGSKLLQAALTFCSSVGLEQLWLTVFHENTRALKFYEKHGFKEIGLTYFEFENEKHENYVLCTSIAV; from the coding sequence ATGATAAGAATTGCAGAAACTAAAGACAGTTCTGATATTGCAGCACTTTCAATACAGGTTTGGCTCGACACCTATGCAAAGCAAGGAATCAGAAAATCCATCTCTCAATATGTATTGCGCGAGTTCACAGAGAAAAATATTGAACGCAAGCTCAGTTCTGAAAATCAAGCCTGTTTTGTAGCCATCGAAGATGGTCATTTGGTCGGGTATCTCTCCTTGAACGTTTCTGCTGAATGCCCTGCCACAGGCGACGAAAAGCCTGAACTTGATAGGCTGTATATTCAGGAGAGCTTCACTGGAAAGGGTGTAGGTTCGAAGCTTCTGCAAGCGGCCTTAACATTTTGCAGCTCGGTTGGGCTCGAACAATTGTGGCTGACTGTATTTCATGAAAATACACGAGCACTGAAATTTTATGAGAAACACGGGTTCAAAGAAATTGGCTTGACCTATTTTGAGTTTGAGAACGAAAAGCATGAAAATTATGTTCTATGCACATCAATAGCTGTGTAG
- the guaA gene encoding glutamine-hydrolyzing GMP synthase, translating to MLEDIHAERILILDFGSQYTQLIARRVREIGVYCELHPCDMDEQAIVEFAPRAVILSGGPESVTGDASPRAPQAVFDLGVPVLGICYGMQTMAEQMGGRVSTSNLREFGYAEVNLENKVRLFDGIEDHVNEQGRLSLDVWMSHGDKVSQLPEGFVVAASTDSCPLAAIACEEKQYYGVQFHPEVTHTKQGGRILERFVIDIAGCQKLWTAGQIIEDAIARVREQVGDKTVLLGLSGGVDSSVVAALLHKAIGDQLVCVFVDNGLLRLNEGDQVMAMFAENMGVRVIRADAEELFLEKLKGVQDPEAKRKIIGNTFIEVFDQQATALDNVQFLAQGTIYPDVIESAGAKSGKAHVIKSHHNVGGLPEDMAMELVEPLRELFKDEVRKIGLELGLPYDMVYRHPFPGPGLGVRVLAEVRKEYCDILRQADAIFIEELHKADWYHKTSQAFAVFLPVKSVGVVGDGRRYEYVVALRAVETIDFMTARWAHLPYELLEKVSSRIINEIEHVSRVTYDVSSKPPATIEWE from the coding sequence ATGTTAGAGGATATCCACGCCGAACGAATTCTGATTCTGGATTTCGGTTCCCAGTACACACAGCTGATCGCCCGACGTGTACGTGAGATAGGCGTTTATTGTGAGCTGCATCCCTGCGATATGGATGAGCAGGCTATTGTTGAGTTTGCCCCCAGGGCGGTCATTCTTTCCGGTGGGCCTGAATCCGTGACTGGTGACGCTTCGCCTCGTGCGCCGCAGGCTGTTTTTGATCTGGGTGTTCCTGTGCTGGGTATCTGCTACGGCATGCAGACCATGGCAGAGCAGATGGGTGGCAGGGTGTCGACCTCTAATCTGCGTGAATTCGGTTATGCCGAAGTGAATCTGGAAAATAAGGTTAGACTGTTCGATGGCATTGAAGACCATGTGAATGAGCAGGGTCGTCTGAGTCTGGATGTCTGGATGAGTCACGGCGACAAGGTTTCCCAGTTGCCCGAAGGCTTTGTGGTCGCGGCTTCTACCGATTCTTGTCCTCTTGCAGCCATAGCCTGTGAAGAAAAGCAATACTACGGTGTCCAGTTTCACCCCGAAGTGACTCACACCAAACAGGGCGGTCGCATCCTGGAACGTTTTGTTATTGATATTGCCGGCTGTCAAAAACTTTGGACGGCGGGACAAATTATTGAGGACGCCATTGCCCGCGTTCGGGAACAGGTGGGTGATAAGACCGTACTCCTGGGTCTTTCTGGCGGTGTGGATTCCAGTGTTGTGGCAGCGCTGTTGCACAAGGCTATCGGTGATCAGCTGGTTTGTGTCTTTGTCGATAATGGTCTGCTTCGTCTGAATGAAGGTGATCAGGTGATGGCCATGTTCGCTGAGAACATGGGGGTGCGTGTTATCCGTGCGGATGCTGAAGAACTGTTCCTGGAAAAATTGAAAGGCGTTCAGGATCCGGAGGCTAAGCGTAAAATTATCGGTAACACCTTTATTGAAGTCTTTGATCAGCAGGCTACGGCTCTGGACAATGTCCAGTTCCTGGCTCAGGGCACTATCTATCCTGATGTGATCGAATCAGCAGGCGCCAAGTCCGGTAAGGCCCATGTTATCAAGTCTCACCACAATGTGGGTGGTTTACCTGAAGATATGGCGATGGAGCTGGTTGAGCCACTGCGTGAACTGTTCAAGGATGAAGTGCGCAAGATTGGTCTTGAGCTTGGACTGCCCTATGACATGGTTTATCGCCACCCATTCCCCGGTCCGGGTCTGGGCGTAAGGGTACTGGCAGAGGTCAGGAAAGAGTACTGCGACATTCTCCGTCAGGCAGATGCCATTTTTATTGAAGAACTGCATAAAGCCGACTGGTATCACAAGACCAGTCAGGCCTTTGCTGTCTTCCTGCCGGTTAAATCGGTAGGTGTGGTCGGTGACGGTCGTCGTTACGAGTATGTGGTGGCTCTACGCGCGGTAGAAACCATCGACTTTATGACGGCTCGCTGGGCTCACCTGCCTTATGAACTGCTGGAGAAAGTTTCCAGCCGGATTATTAATGAGATAGAGCATGTTTCCCGGGTGACTTATGACGTATCCAGCAAGCCACCTGCGACGATTGAGTGGGAATAA
- the guaB gene encoding IMP dehydrogenase: protein MLRIAQEALTFDDVLLLPGYSEVLPKDVSLTTKLTREIELKIPLISAAMDTVTEARLAIAMAQEGGIGIIHKNMTVAQQANEVRKVKKHESGVVKDPITIDSTASVRDLLELTGRHKISGVPVLDGSDLVGIVTSRDVRFVSNLEKIVADIMTPKERLVTVKEGTDQEAVRKLLHKHRIEKVLVVNEAFNLVGMMTVKDIKKAQDYPNASKDSHGQLRVGAAVGTGPETPERVAALVDAGVDVVIVDTAHGHSKGVIERVRWVKETYPHVQVVGGNIATGAAARALADAGADGVKVGIGPGSICTTRIVTGIGVPQISAVANVVAALEGTGIPVIADGGIRFSGDLAKAIVAGASAVMLGSMLAGTEEAPGEVELYQGRSYKAYRGMGSLGAMAQASGSSDRYFQSAEAGAEKLVPEGIEGRVPYKGPLNAIVHQMVGGLRAAMGYTGSADMKTMRTVPEFVRVTNAGMKESHVHDVTITKEAPNYRVG, encoded by the coding sequence ATGCTGAGAATCGCCCAAGAAGCCCTCACTTTCGATGACGTCCTGCTTCTGCCCGGATATTCAGAAGTTCTCCCCAAAGATGTTTCTCTGACCACAAAACTGACTCGCGAAATCGAGTTGAAAATTCCCCTGATCTCGGCGGCCATGGACACCGTGACTGAAGCTCGTCTGGCTATTGCCATGGCGCAGGAAGGTGGGATTGGCATCATTCACAAGAATATGACCGTTGCTCAACAGGCCAATGAAGTCCGTAAGGTTAAAAAGCATGAAAGTGGTGTGGTCAAAGACCCTATTACGATCGACTCCACTGCGTCGGTCAGAGATCTTCTTGAACTGACCGGTCGTCACAAGATATCCGGAGTTCCTGTCCTTGATGGCAGCGATCTGGTCGGTATTGTCACCAGCCGTGACGTTCGTTTTGTCTCCAATCTGGAAAAGATTGTGGCTGATATCATGACGCCTAAAGAGAGACTGGTCACCGTGAAGGAAGGGACTGACCAGGAAGCTGTTCGCAAGCTGCTTCATAAACATCGTATCGAGAAAGTGCTGGTGGTTAATGAGGCGTTTAATCTGGTCGGCATGATGACCGTAAAAGATATCAAGAAAGCCCAGGACTATCCTAACGCCAGTAAAGATTCCCATGGTCAGCTGAGAGTGGGGGCGGCAGTTGGCACCGGACCCGAAACCCCGGAGCGAGTGGCTGCTCTGGTCGATGCCGGTGTCGACGTCGTGATCGTTGATACCGCCCACGGTCACTCCAAAGGGGTTATCGAGAGGGTTCGCTGGGTTAAGGAAACCTATCCACATGTTCAGGTTGTTGGCGGTAATATTGCTACCGGTGCAGCAGCCAGGGCCCTGGCTGATGCAGGTGCCGATGGCGTGAAAGTGGGTATCGGTCCCGGCTCAATCTGTACTACCCGCATCGTCACCGGCATCGGTGTACCGCAGATTTCTGCGGTAGCGAACGTTGTGGCGGCCCTGGAGGGAACTGGTATTCCGGTGATTGCCGACGGCGGGATTCGCTTCTCCGGAGATCTGGCCAAAGCGATCGTAGCGGGTGCCAGTGCGGTCATGCTGGGTAGTATGCTGGCAGGTACTGAGGAAGCCCCGGGTGAAGTTGAGCTTTATCAGGGCAGAAGTTACAAAGCTTATCGTGGCATGGGTTCCCTCGGTGCCATGGCTCAGGCTTCCGGCTCCAGTGATCGTTACTTCCAGAGTGCGGAGGCCGGTGCCGAGAAGCTGGTCCCGGAAGGTATTGAAGGTCGTGTACCTTACAAAGGGCCGCTGAATGCCATTGTCCACCAGATGGTAGGTGGCTTGCGTGCAGCTATGGGATACACAGGTTCAGCAGATATGAAGACCATGCGCACGGTGCCTGAGTTCGTTCGGGTGACCAATGCGGGTATGAAAGAGTCTCATGTCCACGACGTAACCATTACCAAAGAAGCACCCAATTACCGGGTGGGTTAA